The Halorientalis sp. IM1011 genome window below encodes:
- a CDS encoding Mrp/NBP35 family ATP-binding protein: MNEADVRERLRTVEDPDLGDDIVSLDLVNDITVDGETVHISLALGAPYSPTETAIANDVREALADTGLEVDLSADVDSGIDPEEQILPNVENVIAVASGKGGVGKSTVAVNLAAGLSQMGARVGLFDADVYGPNVPRMVSAEERPKATKDEELVPVEKFGMKLMSMDFLVGEDDPVIWRGPMVHKVLTQLWEDVAWGALDYMVIDLPPGTGDTQLSMLQTVPVTGAVIVTTPQEVAVDDARKGLEMFGKHDTPVLGIVENMATFQCPDCGSEHHIFGEGGGREFADESEMPFLGSIPLDPRVREGGDDGEPTVLDEDSETGEAFREFAADTADMQGIVHRRGLSIERSTPEHEHDHDHGHDHGH, encoded by the coding sequence ATGAACGAAGCCGACGTTCGGGAGCGCCTCCGGACCGTAGAGGACCCCGATCTGGGCGACGACATCGTCTCGCTCGACCTGGTCAACGACATCACCGTCGACGGCGAGACGGTCCACATCTCGCTGGCGCTTGGCGCGCCGTACTCCCCGACGGAGACGGCCATCGCGAACGACGTTCGCGAGGCGCTGGCCGACACGGGGCTGGAGGTCGACCTCTCGGCGGACGTCGACAGCGGGATCGATCCCGAGGAACAGATCCTGCCCAACGTCGAGAACGTCATCGCCGTCGCCTCGGGCAAGGGCGGCGTGGGCAAGAGCACCGTCGCCGTGAACCTCGCGGCCGGACTCTCACAGATGGGCGCGCGCGTCGGCCTCTTCGACGCCGACGTGTACGGCCCGAACGTCCCGCGGATGGTCTCGGCCGAGGAGCGACCGAAGGCGACCAAGGACGAGGAACTCGTCCCGGTCGAGAAGTTCGGGATGAAGCTGATGAGTATGGACTTCCTCGTCGGCGAGGACGACCCCGTAATCTGGCGCGGCCCGATGGTCCACAAGGTCCTCACCCAGCTCTGGGAGGACGTGGCCTGGGGCGCGCTCGATTACATGGTGATCGACCTTCCGCCGGGCACTGGCGACACGCAACTCAGCATGCTCCAGACCGTGCCCGTCACCGGTGCGGTCATCGTCACGACGCCCCAGGAGGTCGCCGTCGACGACGCCCGCAAGGGATTAGAGATGTTCGGCAAACACGACACGCCGGTGCTCGGTATCGTCGAGAACATGGCCACCTTCCAGTGTCCCGACTGTGGCTCAGAGCACCACATCTTCGGCGAGGGCGGCGGCCGCGAGTTCGCCGACGAGTCCGAGATGCCCTTCCTGGGCTCGATTCCGCTCGACCCCCGCGTCCGGGAGGGCGGCGACGACGGCGAGCCGACAGTGCTCGACGAGGACAGCGAGACCGGCGAGGCGTTCCGGGAATTCGCCGCCGACACGGCCGACATGCAGGGGATCGTCCACCGGCGCGGCCTCTCCATCGAGCGCTCGACGCCGGAACACGAGCACGACCACGACCACGGTCACGACCACGGACACTGA